A stretch of Candidatus Methylomirabilota bacterium DNA encodes these proteins:
- a CDS encoding helix-turn-helix domain-containing protein has product MTGAAHYARVTMKGYGQFCPVAKAAEIVAERWTPLVLRELLCGSRRFSDLHRGVPLMSPTLLAQRLEQLEDAGIVRSAPRPHGRGREYQLTAAGEELRSLIDRFGEWGQRWARAQIGRDDLDAGLLMWDIHRRVDVEALPSQRVVVRLDFRGAPATMRCSRTWWLLLSRSEVDLCLKDPGFPVDVVVTADLRTLTRVWMGDVPMAAALREGSIRLEGPPVLVRAFPTWLRLSSFARIERVASITAAR; this is encoded by the coding sequence GTGACCGGCGCGGCTCACTACGCTCGGGTCACCATGAAGGGCTACGGGCAGTTCTGCCCGGTCGCCAAGGCGGCCGAGATCGTCGCCGAGCGGTGGACCCCGCTCGTGCTCCGGGAGCTGCTCTGCGGCAGCCGCCGATTCAGTGATCTCCACCGCGGGGTGCCGCTCATGTCGCCCACGCTGCTCGCCCAGCGCCTGGAACAGCTCGAAGACGCCGGGATCGTCCGGAGCGCGCCGCGGCCACACGGGCGCGGGCGTGAGTATCAGCTCACCGCGGCTGGGGAGGAGCTGCGGTCGCTGATCGACCGGTTCGGCGAGTGGGGCCAGCGGTGGGCCCGCGCCCAGATCGGCCGCGACGACCTGGACGCGGGGCTGCTCATGTGGGACATCCACCGTCGTGTCGACGTCGAGGCGCTGCCGTCGCAACGGGTCGTCGTCCGCCTCGACTTCCGCGGCGCCCCGGCCACCATGCGGTGCTCGCGAACGTGGTGGCTCCTCCTCTCCCGGTCGGAGGTCGATCTCTGTCTCAAGGACCCCGGCTTCCCGGTCGACGTCGTCGTGACCGCGGATCTACGGACGCTCACCCGGGTCTGGATGGGCGACGTCCCCATGGCCGCGGCGCTCCGTGAGGGCTCGATCCGGCTCGAGGGGCCGCCGGTCCTCGTCCGCGCCTTCCCGACCTGGCTCCGTCTGAGCAGCTTCGCCCGCATCGAGCGAGTCGCCAGCATCACCGCGGCGCGGTAG
- a CDS encoding FAD-binding protein, translated as MATLPVLDADDRNVPVLDDAALADLARQFRGELIRAGDPPYEAARRVWNGAIDRRPALVARCTGVADVRAAVRFARERQLVVAVRGGGHNVGGTAT; from the coding sequence ATGGCTACCCTACCCGTGCTCGACGCCGACGATCGTAACGTCCCGGTCCTGGACGATGCCGCCCTCGCGGACCTCGCGCGACAGTTTCGCGGTGAGCTGATCCGGGCGGGCGATCCGCCGTACGAGGCCGCTCGCCGCGTCTGGAATGGCGCCATCGACCGCCGCCCCGCGCTCGTTGCCCGCTGCACCGGCGTCGCCGACGTCCGGGCCGCCGTGCGGTTCGCCCGCGAGCGGCAGCTGGTTGTCGCCGTGCGCGGCGGCGGCCACAACGTGGGCGGCACCGCGAC